A single region of the Gammaproteobacteria bacterium genome encodes:
- a CDS encoding DUF4115 domain-containing protein, protein MKSTETQLGDESRQSAIGPGERLQAARIQQGLSLEDVAHRMHLSLDILKAIEDNNFEEITAPIFVKGYLRAYARIVSLNEDEMILQYRDFYSEEDPPISSTSNILPELSAGDARIKWTTYFVILVIAVLLAAWWWNAEQNNEAPISLDSQSTEQRAAADDEVISSEIEAVSEELVATTDIAEAEPIQENTAETLPTQEDIAEAVSTQEDTIEPAVVEPVALPESPAPEPVVAESVAVETESRASEAEVTETTAAARTGPVLLAPTGSDKLQLVVTADTWTDVKDANSYQLVYDLLRAGDSVELTGEAPFSVFLGNGHGVEIKINGEAVDVSRRIRDDNTARLKVGS, encoded by the coding sequence ATGAAATCGACAGAAACACAGCTCGGAGACGAGTCCCGGCAATCCGCTATCGGTCCCGGCGAGCGGCTGCAGGCAGCCCGCATCCAGCAGGGTCTTTCTCTTGAAGATGTCGCCCACCGCATGCATCTCAGCCTCGATATCCTGAAGGCCATCGAGGACAATAATTTCGAAGAGATAACCGCACCGATATTCGTAAAGGGCTACCTGCGCGCTTATGCCCGTATCGTTTCGCTGAACGAGGATGAAATGATACTGCAGTACCGGGACTTTTATTCGGAAGAAGATCCCCCGATCAGCTCGACCAGCAATATTTTGCCTGAGCTGTCTGCCGGCGACGCCCGCATTAAATGGACCACCTACTTCGTTATCCTGGTCATAGCTGTGTTGCTTGCCGCATGGTGGTGGAACGCGGAACAGAACAATGAGGCACCCATTTCACTGGATTCTCAATCCACGGAGCAGCGTGCCGCAGCCGATGACGAAGTGATCAGCAGCGAAATCGAAGCTGTATCGGAAGAACTAGTTGCAACAACTGACATTGCCGAGGCTGAACCAATCCAGGAGAACACTGCCGAGACTTTACCAACCCAGGAGGATATTGCCGAGGCTGTATCAACCCAGGAGGACACCATTGAACCGGCAGTTGTCGAACCGGTTGCATTACCGGAGTCTCCGGCCCCGGAGCCCGTGGTGGCGGAATCCGTCGCAGTTGAGACCGAATCCCGAGCCTCCGAAGCGGAGGTAACTGAAACCACCGCGGCTGCACGCACCGGACCTGTGCTGCTCGCGCCCACAGGCTCGGACAAGTTGCAACTTGTTGTCACTGCCGATACCTGGACTGATGTCAAAGACGCAAATTCCTACCAGCTGGTTTACGATTTATTGCGCGCCGGCGATTCCGTGGAATTGACGGGCGAAGCGCCTTTTTCTGTATTTCTCGGAAATGGCCACGGGGTTGAAATCAAAATTAATGGCGAGGCGGTGGACGTTTCACGGCGTATACGTGATGACAATACTGCACGCCTGAAAGTAGGCAGCTAG
- the bamB gene encoding outer membrane protein assembly factor BamB encodes MKSTSKLGALLLVSMLTACSTDKDNSEPPAPLTDIEAELPLSLNWKLDTRAASNEAAYRLRPLIIGDRAYTIDTSGMIASVDVATGQKLWDYATELLSLSGLSGNENLLIATSGDGDVAAFRFLENGLEPLWKIRIGSEIRSTPAVDGDQVFVRSVDGKLRSLSIVDGSEQWVVAGRVPALSLTGNSEPLVDAQLVYMGFDDGKLIAYERRSGKTRWESTISLPSGRTEVERLVDLDGRFVIRNGVIYVASFQGRLAAVVAANGDLLWSRDFSSFQPIAIDDNAIYLTADNSDLWSIDRRTGSAFWKQDVLHARKITAPAILDDKVVVADLDGYIHWFDAADGKLVARIQATSNRNYVQPLIWQQSVLALDGNGFLSSISLQQ; translated from the coding sequence TTGAAATCAACCAGCAAGCTAGGTGCACTGTTACTGGTGTCGATGCTTACTGCCTGCTCGACTGATAAGGATAACAGTGAGCCCCCGGCACCATTAACCGACATCGAGGCAGAGCTTCCCCTGAGCCTGAACTGGAAGCTTGATACCCGCGCGGCCAGTAATGAAGCTGCCTATCGGCTGCGGCCACTTATCATTGGGGACCGCGCCTACACGATTGACACCAGCGGTATGATTGCCAGTGTCGATGTCGCCACCGGACAGAAGCTCTGGGACTATGCGACCGAACTGTTATCTTTGAGCGGACTCAGTGGAAACGAAAATCTGCTTATCGCGACCTCAGGGGATGGGGATGTAGCCGCTTTTCGGTTTTTGGAAAACGGGCTCGAGCCGCTTTGGAAAATCCGTATCGGTAGCGAAATCAGATCGACCCCGGCGGTCGATGGAGACCAGGTTTTCGTGCGCAGCGTCGATGGTAAGTTACGCAGCCTGTCGATTGTCGACGGCAGTGAGCAATGGGTAGTAGCGGGTCGGGTGCCAGCGTTATCGCTCACCGGCAATAGTGAACCCCTGGTCGACGCGCAACTTGTATATATGGGTTTCGATGATGGCAAATTGATCGCGTACGAGCGCCGCAGTGGTAAAACGAGATGGGAATCAACCATCAGCCTCCCCAGCGGGCGCACTGAAGTCGAGCGCCTGGTCGATCTGGATGGTCGCTTCGTGATACGTAATGGCGTTATTTACGTGGCCTCGTTTCAGGGTCGCCTGGCGGCGGTCGTGGCGGCCAATGGGGATTTACTCTGGTCGCGCGATTTTTCCAGCTTCCAGCCAATCGCAATCGATGACAACGCGATTTATTTAACCGCGGACAATAGCGATTTGTGGTCAATCGACAGGCGCACCGGATCGGCGTTCTGGAAACAGGATGTTTTGCACGCCCGAAAGATTACTGCCCCGGCGATTTTAGATGACAAAGTGGTGGTCGCCGATCTCGATGGCTATATACACTGGTTCGATGCGGCAGACGGCAAACTGGTCGCCAGGATACAGGCGACAAGCAACCGAAATTATGTTCAGCCGCTGATCTGGCAACAGTCAGTGCTTGCACTTGACGGGAACGGTTTTCTGTCCTCGATATCGCTGCAGCAATGA
- a CDS encoding tetratricopeptide repeat protein encodes METEEEQVERLKAWLKENGISIVLGIIIGVGGIGGYNYWMHVQETTAAEASSHFAQMMEALSAGNNEVVLEQADTLLSDYESTDYAMMAQLALAKSYVANGEYEKAESALQQVVGSAAQQPLAFVARTRLATVQIQTGRYENALTSLSIDFPEEFAAIVNELRGDVYALQGKSAEAIEAYRKAQTAQPQPANVEFLRQKLNDLGGKG; translated from the coding sequence ATGGAAACTGAAGAAGAACAGGTCGAAAGACTAAAGGCCTGGCTTAAGGAAAACGGGATATCGATCGTTTTGGGCATAATTATTGGTGTTGGCGGTATTGGTGGATATAACTACTGGATGCACGTGCAGGAAACCACCGCGGCCGAAGCCTCCAGTCATTTCGCCCAAATGATGGAAGCGCTGTCAGCCGGTAACAACGAAGTCGTGCTGGAGCAGGCCGATACGCTGCTTTCAGATTATGAATCGACCGATTACGCGATGATGGCACAGTTGGCGCTTGCAAAAAGTTATGTTGCAAACGGCGAGTACGAAAAGGCCGAGTCAGCTTTGCAACAGGTCGTGGGCAGTGCCGCCCAGCAGCCACTGGCCTTCGTAGCGCGCACGCGCCTTGCGACTGTGCAGATTCAAACCGGTCGATATGAGAATGCATTGACCTCGTTGTCGATCGACTTTCCGGAAGAGTTTGCCGCGATCGTCAACGAGTTACGCGGTGATGTTTACGCGCTGCAGGGTAAATCAGCAGAAGCGATCGAGGCTTATCGTAAAGCCCAGACCGCTCAACCCCAACCAGCCAACGTTGAGTTTCTGCGACAAAAACTGAATGACCTCGGAGGTAAGGGTTGA
- a CDS encoding YfaZ family outer membrane protein has product MKLNRFTCLCLLGIVCLSTASASDFEAALSSETAQFTFRSDSSLIGWGGSDFGLGLFYNEDSDFVAHASLMQMRQASEEAPLTFGVGVKVYLGVLDDIDQDVLALGIGGEIRYTIPGTMPMAVYLRGNFAPEITSFLDAEEVLDYELGFQIEALPQTFAFVGIRHLEFDTDDDSDYEADDDNLHLGVRLTF; this is encoded by the coding sequence ATGAAATTGAATCGTTTTACCTGCCTTTGCTTGCTCGGTATAGTCTGCCTTTCCACCGCGAGCGCCAGTGATTTCGAAGCTGCGCTCAGTTCAGAAACTGCACAGTTCACCTTTCGCTCGGACTCGAGCCTGATCGGTTGGGGTGGTTCCGACTTCGGGCTCGGATTGTTTTATAACGAAGACAGCGACTTTGTTGCGCATGCAAGCCTGATGCAGATGCGCCAGGCCTCTGAAGAGGCTCCACTCACCTTCGGTGTTGGTGTCAAGGTTTACCTTGGTGTGCTCGATGATATCGATCAGGATGTTCTTGCCCTCGGAATCGGTGGCGAAATTCGCTATACGATACCCGGAACCATGCCGATGGCGGTCTATTTGCGCGGAAATTTCGCACCTGAGATCACGAGTTTCCTGGACGCTGAAGAAGTGCTTGATTACGAGTTAGGATTTCAGATCGAAGCCTTGCCGCAAACGTTCGCTTTCGTAGGCATCAGGCATCTCGAGTTTGATACCGACGACGATAGTGATTATGAGGCTGATGACGACAATCTCCATTTAGGAGTGCGCCTGACTTTCTAG
- a CDS encoding AAA family ATPase, protein MGLQRILVTNAKGGCGKTTLATNIASHYAHQGKTVRLFDHDPQGSSLAWIKRRTDSSAPITGIDASRNADHRLTRSWQLRIPPETDVAIVDSPAGSDITELVSLFQQNDSVLIPVLPSPIDIHATAYFIKALLTTGRVRKKMIRLAVVANRVRKNTLMYHSLERFLFSLNIPFISSLRDTQLYAKAIEVGLGVQEIRTSRNGTDKEQWAPIFRWLDTPVVVESDPVTPLFNQVEPSSSLP, encoded by the coding sequence ATGGGCCTGCAAAGAATACTTGTCACTAATGCAAAAGGCGGGTGTGGGAAGACCACGCTTGCTACCAACATCGCTTCCCACTATGCGCACCAGGGGAAAACCGTACGCCTGTTTGATCACGATCCCCAGGGTTCGTCGCTGGCCTGGATCAAGCGGCGAACGGATTCCTCGGCCCCGATCACCGGAATCGATGCTTCCAGGAACGCCGATCACCGCTTGACACGCTCCTGGCAATTGCGGATTCCCCCGGAAACGGACGTCGCGATTGTCGACTCGCCAGCGGGGTCCGATATTACTGAGCTGGTGTCCTTATTTCAGCAAAACGACTCGGTTTTGATTCCGGTGTTACCGTCGCCGATTGACATTCATGCCACCGCATACTTCATCAAGGCCCTGTTGACCACCGGCCGAGTGCGTAAAAAAATGATTCGGCTCGCCGTGGTTGCCAACCGTGTACGAAAAAACACCCTGATGTATCATTCCCTGGAACGTTTCCTGTTCAGTCTTAACATCCCGTTTATTTCGAGCCTTCGAGACACGCAGCTTTACGCAAAGGCAATCGAAGTGGGGCTTGGCGTGCAGGAAATCCGGACCTCGCGCAACGGCACCGACAAGGAACAGTGGGCGCCGATATTTCGCTGGCTGGATACACCGGTTGTTGTCGAAAGCGATCCCGTCACCCCGCTATTCAATCAAGTCGAGCCTTCATCTTCGTTACCTTAG
- the hisS gene encoding histidine--tRNA ligase, producing the protein MANQIQVIRGMHDILPADMPAWNQLEDTYRDLAESYGYRQIRTPIVEKTALFSRSIGEVTDIVEKEMYSFEDRNGDSLSLRPECTASVVRAGLQAGLLQEQQQRLWYSGPMFRHERPQKGRYRQFHQLGAETFGIEGADIEAELILLADRFWKQLDLDAIELQINSLGSTHCRKKFRSILVEYFRDHYQALDEDSQRRLETNPLRILDSKNPDLQNLIEAAPALQDSLDQESRDHFSELTNILDQVQVSYQVNSRLVRGLDYYCHTVFEWVTDTLGAQGTVCGGGRYDGLVEQLGGRPNYAAGFSMGCERLVAMLIDQGKAASDSGCDVYLVMRGENSVAKAQQIAESIRDKMPRLQLVVHAGAGSFKSQMRKADKSGAQIALILGESEIEAGTVAVKFLREDRAQAEISQTDVVTQLASLLD; encoded by the coding sequence GTGGCGAACCAAATTCAGGTCATCCGCGGAATGCACGATATTCTGCCAGCCGACATGCCTGCCTGGAACCAGCTCGAAGACACTTATCGGGATCTCGCAGAATCGTATGGCTATCGCCAAATTCGCACCCCGATTGTCGAAAAGACCGCGCTGTTCTCGCGTTCAATCGGTGAAGTTACCGATATTGTTGAGAAGGAAATGTACAGTTTCGAGGATCGCAATGGTGATAGCCTGAGTTTGCGCCCGGAATGCACGGCAAGCGTGGTGAGAGCCGGTTTGCAGGCGGGGTTGCTGCAGGAACAGCAGCAGAGACTGTGGTACAGCGGACCGATGTTCCGTCACGAGCGACCGCAAAAGGGTCGCTATCGGCAGTTCCATCAACTGGGCGCCGAGACCTTTGGTATAGAGGGAGCCGATATCGAAGCAGAACTGATCCTGCTAGCCGACAGGTTCTGGAAGCAGCTTGATCTCGATGCGATCGAACTGCAAATCAACAGCCTCGGCAGTACCCACTGTCGAAAGAAATTCCGCAGCATTCTGGTCGAGTACTTTCGCGATCATTACCAGGCGCTGGATGAAGACAGCCAGCGTCGACTCGAAACCAACCCGCTGCGAATTCTGGATAGCAAAAATCCTGACCTGCAAAACCTGATCGAGGCAGCACCTGCCTTACAGGATAGCCTCGACCAGGAATCCCGCGATCACTTTAGCGAACTGACGAATATTCTTGACCAGGTACAGGTTTCGTATCAGGTCAATTCGCGCCTGGTGAGAGGACTTGATTACTATTGTCACACGGTATTCGAATGGGTGACCGATACCCTGGGTGCGCAGGGAACAGTTTGCGGTGGCGGGCGCTATGATGGCCTTGTTGAGCAGCTCGGGGGGCGTCCGAATTACGCGGCCGGCTTTTCCATGGGCTGCGAGCGACTCGTCGCCATGCTCATTGACCAGGGTAAGGCAGCGAGCGATTCAGGCTGCGATGTTTACCTGGTGATGCGTGGCGAGAACAGCGTCGCCAAAGCGCAGCAGATTGCCGAGTCCATTCGCGACAAGATGCCGCGGTTGCAACTCGTGGTGCATGCCGGTGCAGGCAGCTTCAAAAGCCAGATGCGCAAGGCCGACAAATCTGGCGCCCAGATAGCGCTGATTCTTGGCGAGTCTGAAATCGAGGCTGGTACCGTCGCGGTTAAATTCCTGCGCGAGGACAGGGCACAAGCGGAAATATCACAGACTGATGTGGTGACACAACTGGCATCGTTACTGGATTAA
- a CDS encoding metallophosphoesterase family protein translates to MVDLGNISAKALIFGGPYSNLQATVAMQARAKELEIPAGRVVCTGDIVAYCAEPAETIDLIQSWGIHVVMGNCEESLAFSEQDCGCGFEPGSSCSTLAVTWYQYADRRVTVAQRRWMQKLPRSIEFEMSGTRFKTVHASLPSINEFVFASSDTAAKLSQIREAGVDAIIGGHAGIPFGQRIDDKYWLNAGVIGMPANDAGAHGWYMLIEPVDDGVDISWHRLDYDYATSQQSTKAAGMHEYGEALGTGLWPSIDILPETEAQQTGHPLNLPPLHI, encoded by the coding sequence ATGGTAGATCTCGGAAACATTTCCGCGAAAGCGCTTATTTTTGGCGGCCCCTATAGTAATCTTCAGGCGACGGTTGCAATGCAGGCACGCGCTAAAGAACTTGAGATTCCGGCCGGTCGTGTTGTCTGTACCGGGGATATCGTCGCCTACTGTGCCGAGCCGGCTGAAACGATCGACCTCATTCAATCCTGGGGTATACACGTGGTTATGGGTAACTGCGAGGAATCGCTGGCATTCAGTGAGCAGGATTGCGGTTGCGGTTTTGAACCGGGTAGTAGCTGCTCTACTCTGGCCGTGACCTGGTATCAATATGCCGATCGCCGCGTGACCGTGGCGCAGCGACGCTGGATGCAGAAGCTGCCACGCAGCATCGAGTTCGAGATGTCTGGAACACGATTCAAAACAGTACACGCAAGCTTGCCCAGCATTAACGAGTTCGTATTTGCCTCGAGTGATACCGCCGCCAAGCTGTCACAGATCAGGGAAGCCGGTGTCGACGCGATAATTGGCGGGCATGCGGGAATTCCGTTCGGACAGCGCATCGATGACAAGTATTGGCTCAATGCCGGGGTCATCGGAATGCCGGCCAACGATGCCGGAGCCCACGGCTGGTATATGCTGATCGAACCGGTTGATGACGGCGTGGACATCAGCTGGCATCGGCTCGATTACGACTATGCGACCAGCCAGCAATCAACCAAGGCAGCGGGAATGCACGAATACGGCGAGGCCCTCGGTACCGGCCTGTGGCCGAGCATCGATATTCTCCCCGAAACCGAGGCGCAGCAAACCGGCCACCCCCTGAACCTGCCACCCCTTCACATCTAG
- the pilW gene encoding type IV pilus biogenesis/stability protein PilW has product MVTGLLQACVAVNPGKSRDEQASDVNTEMGLGYLQQDNFELATEKLVKALRQNPESVKANYVYAVLQDKLGQKELAEFHYRKATELDPKNSEAANNFGAFLCRNGRELESEKYFLKALDNPLYKTPEYAYTNAAICLLQVNQAEKGKEYLRQAVASKSDFGPALVALGDVLYKEGDFTNAKIYIDRYHLVSRASARSLWLAIRNTLELDNEGEAEELAQRLETDFPDSREYQQWKQIQ; this is encoded by the coding sequence GTGGTAACTGGATTACTCCAGGCTTGCGTAGCGGTGAATCCCGGCAAGAGCAGGGACGAACAGGCCAGTGATGTAAATACCGAGATGGGGCTTGGGTACCTGCAACAGGACAATTTTGAGCTTGCCACGGAAAAACTTGTTAAAGCGCTTCGACAGAATCCGGAATCGGTAAAGGCAAACTACGTGTATGCCGTGCTGCAGGACAAGCTTGGGCAAAAAGAACTGGCCGAGTTTCACTATCGAAAGGCGACCGAACTGGATCCAAAAAATTCCGAGGCCGCGAATAACTTCGGGGCATTTCTGTGCCGTAATGGCCGGGAGCTGGAATCGGAAAAGTATTTTTTGAAGGCCCTTGATAACCCGCTTTACAAGACTCCGGAATATGCCTATACCAATGCCGCGATTTGCTTGCTGCAGGTAAATCAAGCCGAGAAGGGCAAAGAATACCTGCGCCAGGCGGTGGCATCGAAAAGTGATTTCGGTCCGGCCCTCGTCGCCCTAGGAGATGTGCTCTACAAGGAAGGTGATTTCACCAATGCAAAAATTTACATTGACCGTTATCACCTGGTTTCCAGGGCCAGTGCGAGAAGTCTGTGGCTTGCGATCAGAAACACGCTGGAGCTCGATAACGAGGGTGAAGCAGAGGAACTGGCGCAACGACTGGAGACGGATTTTCCGGACTCCAGGGAATATCAGCAATGGAAGCAGATTCAATAG
- a CDS encoding peptidoglycan DD-metalloendopeptidase family protein, which yields MRFLLLVLSLLFALSAQALPRQSLVPGGLAIINLEPGKDSGYRFRNKPVLITKIGGKSAALVGLPLSLSPGEHFIERRGASQVSKKFFKVVQKQYTTQHITITDKRKVDPYASDMERILAEKARKQKARNHFSMIDVDVDFLLPVEGIRTGSFGKRRVFNGQKRRPHSGMDIAANQGTPVLAPSAGKVIEMGDFFFSGNLVYIDHGQGLISMFAHLSEINVSLGEQVEKGQIIGKVGATGRVTGPHLHWSLGLNGNWIDPSLFLPSDN from the coding sequence TTGCGTTTTTTACTGCTGGTTTTATCACTGTTGTTCGCATTGTCTGCGCAAGCCTTGCCCCGACAGTCACTGGTTCCGGGTGGCCTCGCTATCATTAATCTTGAACCCGGCAAAGATTCCGGTTACCGCTTTCGGAATAAACCAGTGTTGATAACAAAAATCGGGGGTAAATCCGCGGCTCTGGTTGGTTTACCCCTGAGTCTCTCGCCGGGAGAACACTTTATCGAAAGGCGCGGTGCCAGCCAGGTTTCGAAAAAGTTTTTCAAGGTTGTGCAAAAACAATACACCACCCAACATATCACGATAACCGATAAGCGCAAGGTCGATCCCTATGCCAGCGATATGGAACGGATTCTTGCCGAAAAAGCGCGTAAACAAAAAGCGCGCAATCATTTTTCGATGATTGACGTCGATGTGGATTTTCTGCTCCCTGTCGAGGGTATTCGCACGGGTAGTTTTGGCAAGCGCAGGGTCTTCAATGGTCAGAAACGCAGGCCGCATAGTGGTATGGATATCGCGGCCAACCAGGGAACCCCGGTACTTGCCCCCAGTGCGGGCAAGGTCATCGAAATGGGTGATTTCTTTTTCAGCGGCAACCTGGTTTATATCGATCACGGGCAGGGATTAATCTCGATGTTTGCCCACCTGAGTGAAATCAACGTCAGCCTTGGCGAGCAGGTCGAGAAAGGTCAGATAATCGGCAAGGTTGGTGCCACCGGTCGGGTTACCGGCCCGCACTTGCACTGGAGCCTCGGTTTAAACGGCAACTGGATAGACCCGTCGCTATTCCTGCCATCCGACAACTAG
- the queF gene encoding preQ(1) synthase has product MSTQPSSELDTFENPNPERDYTIHIDTPEFTCLCPLTGQPDFASIEIQYVPDRLCLELKALKLYFWSYRDHGAFHEAVTNKILSDLVAAIAPRFMRINAEFNVRGGVYTRIVAEHHAAGWQAPEPVDLA; this is encoded by the coding sequence ATGAGTACTCAGCCCTCCAGCGAGCTGGACACTTTTGAGAATCCAAATCCTGAACGCGACTACACAATTCATATCGATACGCCCGAATTCACCTGTTTGTGCCCGCTGACCGGGCAGCCCGACTTTGCCAGCATCGAGATACAGTACGTACCTGACCGGCTATGCCTTGAATTAAAGGCGTTGAAGCTTTATTTCTGGTCCTATCGCGACCACGGTGCGTTTCACGAGGCTGTGACCAATAAAATCCTGTCAGACCTGGTGGCGGCGATTGCACCGCGATTTATGCGCATTAATGCCGAGTTTAACGTGCGGGGCGGGGTTTATACCCGCATCGTCGCCGAACATCACGCCGCGGGCTGGCAGGCTCCCGAACCGGTCGATCTGGCCTGA
- the der gene encoding ribosome biogenesis GTPase Der: MIPVIALIGRPNVGKSTLFNVFTRSRDAIVANEPGLTRDRQYGVGERADKTFIVIDTGGLSGEKQDLDDLMARQTRLAIDEADEILFIVDAQQGLSSGDQLIADLVRKSGKSCRIVVNKVDGSDPEQAQAEFFALGFEHVHLISAAHRKGTVNLLDELLQAYAPHTVTEDTGGGPLVAVIGRPNVGKSTLINRLVGEERVVTFDQPGTTRDTISVPFERHGKHYTLIDTAGVRRRGKVHQAIEKFSVIKALEAIEKSQVVILVVDAQEGLTDQDLTLLGYVLNSGRALVIAINKWDGLDADQREHNRSALQRRLGFVSFAAQHFISARHGTGVGDLMAAVDQAYASAFIDINTRYLTDLLEEAVFKHNPPLHHGRRVKLRYAHQGGRNPPVIVIHGNQTRHLPDSYQRYLVNFFISRLKLKGTPVRLELKSGSNPFSTKKRPKHHAGRK; the protein is encoded by the coding sequence ATGATTCCCGTCATCGCGTTGATCGGTCGCCCGAATGTCGGCAAGTCAACGCTTTTCAATGTTTTTACCCGCAGTCGAGACGCTATTGTCGCGAATGAACCGGGTTTGACGCGTGATCGCCAGTACGGTGTTGGCGAACGAGCCGACAAAACCTTTATCGTCATCGACACGGGTGGATTAAGTGGTGAAAAGCAGGACCTCGATGACTTGATGGCCAGGCAAACGCGGCTCGCTATCGACGAGGCCGACGAAATTCTGTTTATCGTTGACGCCCAGCAGGGTTTATCCAGCGGCGATCAATTGATCGCCGACCTGGTTCGCAAATCAGGCAAATCATGCCGGATAGTCGTCAACAAGGTTGACGGCTCGGATCCGGAGCAGGCGCAGGCTGAATTTTTTGCACTCGGATTTGAACATGTGCATCTGATTTCAGCCGCACATCGCAAGGGAACCGTGAATCTGCTCGACGAACTGCTGCAAGCCTACGCACCGCATACGGTGACTGAAGATACTGGAGGAGGTCCCCTGGTGGCCGTCATCGGTCGTCCCAATGTCGGTAAGTCAACCCTGATAAACCGGCTTGTGGGCGAGGAACGTGTCGTTACCTTCGACCAGCCCGGCACGACACGAGACACCATTTCGGTGCCATTTGAGCGCCACGGAAAACACTACACCCTGATCGATACCGCCGGTGTTCGACGACGCGGAAAAGTACACCAGGCAATTGAAAAGTTCAGTGTCATCAAGGCGCTGGAGGCGATCGAAAAGTCCCAGGTTGTTATACTCGTCGTCGACGCGCAGGAGGGTTTGACAGACCAGGATTTGACCCTGCTGGGGTACGTGCTCAACAGTGGGCGCGCCCTGGTCATTGCGATCAATAAATGGGACGGTCTGGATGCGGATCAACGCGAACATAATCGCAGCGCCTTGCAACGCAGACTCGGTTTTGTTTCTTTTGCCGCGCAGCATTTTATTTCCGCCAGGCATGGCACCGGCGTCGGTGACCTGATGGCGGCAGTGGACCAAGCATACGCCTCGGCATTTATTGATATCAATACGCGCTACCTTACCGATCTACTCGAAGAAGCTGTGTTTAAGCACAATCCGCCGCTACACCACGGTCGACGCGTAAAGTTGCGTTATGCCCACCAGGGTGGACGCAATCCCCCGGTTATTGTAATTCATGGCAACCAGACCCGGCATCTCCCGGATTCCTATCAGCGCTACCTGGTAAACTTTTTTATTTCCAGGCTCAAGCTTAAAGGTACCCCCGTGCGCCTTGAATTGAAGTCGGGCAGTAATCCATTTTCGACCAAAAAGCGTCCAAAACATCACGCTGGTCGAAAATAA
- the cysZ gene encoding sulfate transporter CysZ has translation MLADITRGTQALARALGLLNKPGVRIYVVVPLMINLLLFGALVWYGYNQFNLFVEWLMSFVPGFLDFIAWLIWIFFGVLAAIIVFFSFTPVANIVAAPFNALMAEKIEIELTGKAVSSEISFTRMAIDAIGSQLRKLVYIMFWALGLFLVSLIPVVNLVAPVLWIVFGSWLLSLEYFDYPMGNHDLVFAEQKKRLGERRGIALGFGGAVMIMTSIPIINFFAMPVAVAGATLLWVEQLQSNAPVKT, from the coding sequence ATGCTTGCCGATATCACGCGGGGCACACAGGCACTGGCGCGGGCGCTGGGCTTGCTCAACAAACCCGGCGTTCGTATTTACGTGGTCGTGCCGCTAATGATCAACCTGCTGCTGTTCGGCGCGCTGGTCTGGTATGGATACAACCAGTTTAATCTCTTTGTTGAATGGCTAATGTCGTTCGTTCCCGGGTTCCTTGACTTTATCGCGTGGCTGATCTGGATCTTTTTCGGCGTGCTGGCGGCGATAATTGTCTTTTTCAGCTTTACCCCGGTAGCTAACATTGTCGCCGCGCCATTCAATGCCCTGATGGCGGAAAAAATCGAAATAGAGCTGACGGGAAAAGCGGTTTCATCCGAAATCAGTTTCACGCGCATGGCAATCGACGCCATTGGCTCCCAGTTACGCAAGCTGGTCTACATCATGTTCTGGGCGCTGGGACTTTTCCTCGTAAGCCTGATACCGGTGGTCAACCTGGTTGCCCCGGTGTTATGGATCGTGTTTGGTTCATGGCTGCTGTCGCTGGAGTATTTCGATTACCCGATGGGTAACCACGATCTCGTGTTTGCGGAGCAGAAAAAACGTTTGGGCGAACGGCGTGGAATCGCGCTCGGCTTCGGCGGCGCGGTCATGATCATGACCAGTATCCCGATCATCAATTTCTTCGCCATGCCGGTCGCGGTCGCGGGCGCCACCCTGCTCTGGGTCGAACAACTCCAATCCAACGCACCTGTCAAAACCTGA